One window of Robiginitalea biformata HTCC2501 genomic DNA carries:
- a CDS encoding PLP-dependent cysteine synthase family protein has protein sequence MKQEIQAFNNILELIGKTPLVRLNRLTAGFPGEYYAKLEAFNPGHSSKDRIAHFIIEEAERSGILKPGSTVIETTSGNTGFSLAMVSIIKGYECILAVSSKSSRDKIDMLRSMGAKVYICPAHVSADDPRSYYQVAKRLHQETQNSIYINQYFNDFNIKAHYATTGPEIWEQTGGQITHLVACSGTGGTISGTARYLKEQNPDIRIIGVDAYGSVLKKYHETGEFDTEEIYPYRIEGLGKNLIPDATDFTVIDEFIKVTDEESAHTARELCHKEGIFAGYTSGAAMQALKQLQEDKTFDANSRVVVIFPDHGSRYMSKIYSDKWMEDQGFFDSKHVGEEQQIQVIK, from the coding sequence ATGAAACAAGAGATACAGGCGTTTAACAATATCCTTGAACTTATTGGAAAAACCCCCCTGGTCCGTTTGAATCGTCTGACGGCCGGCTTCCCCGGGGAATACTACGCCAAACTCGAGGCCTTCAACCCGGGTCATTCCTCCAAGGATCGGATTGCCCATTTTATCATTGAAGAGGCCGAACGGAGCGGGATTCTCAAGCCCGGCAGCACAGTAATCGAAACCACCTCCGGGAATACGGGCTTCAGCCTGGCCATGGTCAGCATCATCAAGGGGTACGAATGTATCCTGGCGGTGAGTTCCAAGTCTTCCAGGGATAAGATCGATATGCTTCGTTCCATGGGTGCCAAGGTGTATATCTGTCCCGCCCACGTGAGCGCAGACGACCCCAGGTCCTATTACCAGGTAGCCAAAAGGCTTCACCAGGAAACCCAGAACTCCATTTACATCAACCAGTATTTCAACGATTTTAATATCAAGGCCCACTACGCCACCACCGGGCCTGAGATCTGGGAACAGACCGGAGGCCAGATTACCCACCTGGTGGCCTGCAGCGGCACAGGGGGCACCATTTCGGGTACGGCGCGCTACCTGAAGGAGCAAAATCCGGATATCCGGATCATCGGGGTGGATGCCTACGGCTCCGTCCTGAAGAAATACCACGAAACCGGGGAATTCGACACGGAGGAAATCTATCCGTACCGGATCGAGGGCCTCGGCAAGAACCTGATCCCGGACGCTACGGATTTTACCGTTATCGACGAGTTTATCAAGGTGACCGATGAAGAGAGCGCCCATACTGCCCGGGAACTCTGCCATAAGGAGGGGATTTTTGCGGGGTATACGAGCGGCGCGGCCATGCAGGCTCTCAAACAACTGCAGGAAGACAAAACATTCGACGCAAATAGCCGCGTTGTGGTGATCTTCCCGGACCACGGCAGTCGTTATATGAGCAAAATCTACAGCGACAAATGGATGGAGGATCAGGGGTTCTTCGACAGCAAACACGTCGGGGAAGAGCAGCAAATCCAGGTAATCAAGTAA
- a CDS encoding S9 family peptidase produces MPQPMPPIATKNPHILEIHGKKRVDEYYWLRERESPEVIEYLEAENAYFRQMTAHTEKFREELFQEMKARIREDDTSVPYKLNGYWYITRFEVGKEYPVYTRKKGSLESEEEILFDANQLAAGHDYFDLRGISVSPDNKLAAFGTDTVSRRLYDIRIRNLETGEDFEDVLPHTTGGGVWATDNRTFFYTRKDPETLRADAIFKHRLGTPASEDELVYLEEDETFNTYVYKSKSRKYIIIGSFSTLTSEYRILPADEPEGEFRIFTPRQRGVEYSIYHYADRFFILTNRDGATNFKVMQTTEDQTGSEYWKPFIPHRDAVLVEDLDIFREYYVVTERDNGLSKMRIVRWDGGADYYLPFDNETYVAYPYVNLDFDTENLRYVYNAMTSPYSIVEFNMATRQKTILKEQEVLGGKFQKENYESRRVWATARDGVKVPVSLVYHRETPLDGSSPLLLYGYGSYGSTSDPYFSTVRLSLLDRGFIYAIAHIRGGEYLGRPWYEEGKLLKKMNTFTDFEDCARFLIAEKYTTPPHIYAYGGSAGGLLIGAVINAAPDLFNGVIAAVPFVDVVTTMLDESIPLTTGEYDEWGNPADPQYYEYMVGYSPYDNVREQEYPHMLVTTGLHDSQVQYWEPAKWVARLRSKKLGDRQLFLYTNMDAGHGGASGRFEALRETAMEYAFLLDLEGKVP; encoded by the coding sequence ATGCCCCAGCCCATGCCGCCCATTGCCACTAAAAACCCCCACATACTCGAAATCCACGGCAAAAAACGGGTGGATGAGTACTACTGGCTCAGGGAACGGGAAAGCCCTGAAGTTATCGAATACCTGGAGGCCGAAAACGCCTATTTCCGTCAAATGACCGCCCACACGGAAAAATTCCGGGAAGAATTGTTCCAGGAGATGAAAGCCCGCATCCGCGAAGACGATACCTCGGTGCCCTACAAATTAAACGGCTACTGGTATATCACCCGGTTTGAAGTTGGGAAGGAATACCCGGTGTATACGCGGAAAAAAGGTTCCCTGGAGTCCGAAGAGGAAATCCTGTTTGACGCCAACCAGTTGGCTGCGGGTCATGACTATTTCGACCTTCGCGGAATTTCGGTCAGCCCGGATAACAAGCTGGCTGCATTTGGGACGGATACCGTATCTCGCAGGCTGTACGACATTCGGATCAGGAATCTGGAAACCGGGGAGGACTTTGAGGATGTCCTGCCGCATACCACCGGCGGAGGCGTCTGGGCTACGGACAACCGGACGTTTTTTTATACCCGGAAGGACCCGGAAACCCTCAGGGCGGATGCAATTTTCAAACACCGACTGGGCACCCCGGCTTCTGAAGACGAACTCGTTTACCTGGAGGAAGATGAGACTTTTAACACGTACGTGTACAAATCGAAATCCAGAAAATACATCATTATCGGATCCTTCAGCACGCTGACCTCGGAGTACCGGATCCTGCCAGCCGACGAACCGGAGGGGGAATTCCGAATTTTCACTCCGCGCCAGCGCGGGGTGGAGTATTCCATCTACCACTACGCGGACCGGTTTTTTATCCTGACCAACCGGGACGGGGCCACGAATTTCAAGGTGATGCAGACTACAGAGGATCAGACAGGGAGCGAATACTGGAAACCTTTTATCCCCCACCGGGATGCCGTGCTTGTGGAAGACCTCGATATTTTCAGGGAGTATTATGTGGTGACCGAACGCGACAACGGCCTGAGTAAAATGCGGATTGTCCGCTGGGATGGAGGAGCGGATTATTACCTGCCATTTGATAATGAAACCTATGTGGCCTACCCGTATGTCAACCTGGACTTCGACACGGAAAACCTGCGCTACGTCTACAATGCCATGACGTCACCGTACAGCATTGTGGAATTCAATATGGCAACGCGCCAGAAGACAATTCTCAAGGAACAGGAGGTCCTGGGGGGCAAATTCCAAAAAGAAAACTACGAATCCCGGAGGGTATGGGCAACGGCCCGGGATGGGGTTAAAGTACCGGTTTCACTGGTGTACCACCGGGAGACCCCCCTCGATGGCAGCAGCCCGCTATTGCTGTATGGATACGGGTCGTATGGGAGCACCTCAGACCCCTATTTTTCCACGGTGCGCCTGAGCCTTCTGGACCGGGGGTTCATCTATGCCATCGCCCATATCCGCGGGGGCGAATACCTGGGCAGGCCCTGGTACGAAGAGGGGAAGCTGCTGAAGAAAATGAATACCTTCACGGATTTTGAGGATTGCGCCCGCTTTCTGATTGCCGAAAAATACACCACGCCCCCCCACATCTATGCGTATGGGGGCTCGGCCGGCGGCCTCCTTATCGGGGCAGTGATCAATGCGGCCCCGGATCTTTTTAACGGGGTCATTGCCGCCGTTCCGTTTGTGGACGTGGTAACCACGATGCTGGACGAAAGCATCCCGCTGACCACCGGGGAATATGACGAATGGGGCAATCCCGCCGACCCCCAATATTACGAGTATATGGTGGGGTATTCCCCCTATGACAATGTCCGGGAGCAGGAATACCCGCATATGCTGGTGACTACGGGCCTGCACGACTCCCAGGTGCAGTATTGGGAACCCGCCAAGTGGGTTGCCCGCCTGCGGAGCAAAAAACTGGGCGACCGCCAACTGTTTTTATACACGAACATGGACGCCGGGCACGGCGGGGCTTCCGGGAGATTTGAAGCCCTTCGCGAGACCGCTATGGAATACGCCTTCCTGCTCGATCTGGAGGGGAAAGTGCCATAA
- a CDS encoding YegP family protein, with protein MLEYLNEGESGCRFVVKSAQGHPLLESVSFPNREDAREQVRLLQPTLRDPAIFERRTDHRGRFQFTLRSPGGQVLGHSQFYQSEAGMENGIANIRQQLGSLEL; from the coding sequence ATGCTCGAATACCTGAATGAAGGCGAAAGCGGTTGCCGGTTTGTGGTGAAAAGCGCCCAGGGCCACCCGCTATTGGAAAGCGTTTCCTTCCCGAACCGGGAGGATGCCCGTGAACAGGTGCGTCTCCTCCAGCCAACGCTGCGCGACCCGGCCATTTTTGAACGGCGGACGGATCACCGGGGCCGGTTTCAGTTCACCCTGCGCTCCCCCGGGGGGCAGGTCCTCGGGCACAGCCAATTCTACCAGTCCGAAGCGGGCATGGAGAACGGGATTGCCAATATTCGCCAGCAACTGGGTTCGCTGGAACTCTGA
- a CDS encoding YbaB/EbfC family nucleoid-associated protein, whose product MFGDLMGMMGKLKESQEKVKATRERLKTVTLRESSPDGLLEVTVSASREIRDIQISGELLGDKEQLTDYLVTVVNRAMQKAGEIHDAELSAAAKEGMPDIPGLDNFLK is encoded by the coding sequence ATGTTCGGAGACCTGATGGGGATGATGGGGAAACTCAAGGAATCCCAGGAAAAAGTAAAAGCCACCCGTGAACGACTCAAAACGGTCACCCTCCGCGAATCCAGCCCGGACGGACTGCTGGAAGTAACCGTTTCGGCATCCCGGGAGATCAGGGATATTCAAATTTCGGGGGAATTATTGGGTGACAAGGAACAATTGACCGACTACCTGGTGACTGTTGTAAACCGGGCAATGCAAAAAGCCGGGGAAATCCACGACGCCGAATTGTCGGCTGCGGCCAAAGAAGGGATGCCGGACATCCCGGGGCTGGACAATTTCCTGAAATAG
- a CDS encoding aminotransferase class I/II-fold pyridoxal phosphate-dependent enzyme has protein sequence MKDIFDRIIENKGPLGRWASQAEGYFVFPKLEGPISNRMKFQGKEVITWSINDYLGLANLPEIKKVDGEAALEHGAAYPMGARMMSGHTDYHEQLEKELAEFVDKEAAYLLNFGYQGIMSAIDALVSKDDIIVYDVDSHACIIDGVRLHVGKRFTFKHNDIESLEKNLERAVKLAEQTGGGILVISEGVFGMRGEQGKLKEIVALKEKYNFRLLVDDAHGFGTLGKTGAGAGEEQGVQDEIDVYFATFAKSMAGIGAFLAADQEIIDYLKYNLRSQMFAKSLPMVYVKGALKRLEMLRTMPELKEKLWENVNALQNGLKERGFDIGTTSSCVTPVYLNGSIPEAMALVKDLRENYGIFCSIVVYPVIPKGLILLRMIPTATHTAEDIEETLEAFSAIRERLQNGTYKRLSAAVAAAMGE, from the coding sequence ATGAAAGATATATTCGATCGAATTATTGAGAATAAGGGTCCGCTGGGACGCTGGGCTTCCCAGGCCGAAGGGTATTTCGTCTTTCCGAAACTGGAAGGCCCTATCTCGAACCGGATGAAATTCCAGGGCAAAGAGGTGATTACCTGGAGCATCAACGACTACCTCGGCCTCGCCAACCTCCCGGAAATCAAAAAAGTAGACGGGGAAGCCGCCCTGGAACACGGAGCCGCCTATCCGATGGGTGCCCGCATGATGAGCGGCCATACGGATTACCACGAACAACTCGAAAAAGAATTGGCCGAGTTTGTGGACAAAGAGGCTGCCTACCTGCTGAATTTCGGCTACCAGGGGATTATGTCGGCCATCGACGCCCTGGTGTCCAAGGACGATATCATCGTATACGACGTGGATTCCCACGCCTGTATTATCGACGGGGTCCGGCTGCACGTGGGGAAACGCTTTACCTTTAAGCACAACGACATCGAGTCCCTGGAGAAAAACCTGGAACGGGCGGTGAAACTGGCCGAACAAACCGGGGGAGGCATCCTGGTGATTTCGGAAGGCGTGTTTGGAATGCGGGGCGAACAGGGAAAACTCAAGGAGATTGTGGCCCTGAAGGAAAAATACAACTTCCGCCTGCTGGTAGACGATGCACACGGATTCGGAACCCTCGGGAAAACCGGGGCCGGGGCCGGGGAAGAGCAGGGGGTTCAGGACGAGATTGACGTCTACTTCGCCACCTTTGCGAAATCCATGGCCGGAATAGGCGCCTTTTTAGCGGCCGACCAGGAAATCATCGACTACCTGAAATACAACCTGCGTTCCCAGATGTTCGCCAAATCCCTGCCCATGGTTTACGTGAAGGGAGCCCTGAAACGCCTGGAAATGCTCCGCACCATGCCGGAACTCAAGGAAAAACTCTGGGAGAACGTCAATGCCCTGCAAAACGGGCTGAAGGAACGCGGATTCGATATCGGGACTACCAGTTCCTGCGTCACCCCGGTATACCTGAACGGTAGCATCCCGGAGGCGATGGCACTGGTTAAGGACCTGCGGGAAAATTACGGTATATTCTGCTCCATTGTGGTATATCCGGTAATCCCCAAGGGACTGATCCTATTGCGAATGATCCCTACGGCCACCCACACAGCCGAGGATATAGAGGAAACGCTGGAGGCTTTTTCCGCCATCCGCGAACGACTGCAAAACGGCACCTACAAACGGCTCTCTGCGGCGGTTGCTGCGGCCATGGGGGAGTAA
- a CDS encoding circularly permuted type 2 ATP-grasp protein — translation MAGDGKNIFTAYHRDPKLFDELYDREGNVTAVYKKLFKLYGKHSIADYFELNKKAKASFFNQGITFRVYSEDKTNEKIFPFDLFPRIIGAEEWDHIERGAKQRCLALNKFLWDLYHEQQILKDGVVPLDLVTTSENFLDQMIGVDPPGGIYTHISGTDIIRHNDGQFYVLEDNIRCPSGVSYVLSNRTALKRALFGVFNHYDAHTVTNYAENLLELLETVKPGGVDIPNTVVLTPGMFNSAFYEHSYLAKTMGVELVEGRDLFVENDFVYMKTIAGPEKVDVIYRRIDDAFLDPLEFRKDSSLGVPGLFAAYKKGNVTIANAPGTGVADDKAVYTYMPDIIRYYLGEDPILNNVKTYHCSRKEELEYVLENIRELVIKPVDEAGGYGISIGNTLTDEQVEKVRREVRESPRKYVAQPILSLSVHPTYIEESQSFEQRHIDLRTFTVMGPERSFVLKGGLTRVALKKGNLIVNSSQGGGSKDTWVLKN, via the coding sequence ATGGCAGGGGACGGCAAAAACATCTTTACCGCATATCACCGGGATCCCAAACTCTTCGACGAATTGTACGACCGGGAAGGAAATGTGACTGCCGTTTACAAAAAATTATTCAAGCTTTACGGGAAGCATTCCATCGCGGATTATTTTGAGCTCAACAAAAAGGCCAAGGCCTCTTTTTTCAACCAGGGGATCACATTCCGCGTCTACAGCGAGGACAAAACCAATGAGAAGATCTTCCCCTTTGACCTGTTCCCCAGGATCATCGGTGCGGAAGAATGGGACCATATTGAGCGGGGTGCGAAACAACGCTGCCTGGCCCTGAACAAATTTCTCTGGGATCTCTACCACGAACAGCAAATACTCAAGGACGGGGTGGTTCCCCTGGACCTGGTGACGACCTCGGAGAATTTCCTGGACCAGATGATCGGCGTGGACCCGCCCGGGGGCATTTACACGCATATTTCCGGAACGGATATCATCCGGCACAACGACGGCCAGTTTTACGTGCTGGAGGACAATATCCGCTGCCCGTCCGGGGTGAGCTACGTTCTGAGTAATCGGACGGCTTTGAAAAGAGCGCTTTTCGGGGTATTCAACCACTACGATGCCCATACGGTAACCAATTACGCGGAAAACCTGCTGGAACTGCTGGAAACGGTCAAACCCGGGGGAGTGGATATCCCGAACACGGTGGTGCTCACCCCGGGCATGTTTAATTCGGCCTTTTACGAACACAGCTATCTGGCCAAGACAATGGGCGTGGAACTCGTAGAGGGACGCGACCTGTTCGTCGAAAACGATTTTGTCTATATGAAGACCATTGCCGGCCCGGAGAAAGTCGATGTCATCTACCGCCGCATCGACGATGCCTTCCTGGACCCCCTGGAGTTCCGCAAAGATTCCTCCCTGGGCGTCCCCGGCCTGTTTGCCGCATACAAAAAGGGGAACGTGACAATCGCCAATGCCCCGGGTACCGGTGTGGCGGACGACAAGGCCGTCTATACCTACATGCCGGATATTATTCGGTATTACCTGGGGGAAGACCCGATTCTGAACAATGTCAAAACGTACCATTGCAGCCGAAAGGAGGAATTGGAATACGTCCTGGAAAACATCCGGGAACTCGTAATCAAGCCCGTCGATGAAGCGGGCGGGTACGGGATCTCTATCGGGAATACCCTGACCGATGAGCAGGTAGAGAAGGTGCGCCGGGAAGTGCGGGAATCCCCCCGGAAATACGTGGCCCAGCCCATCCTGTCCCTTTCGGTCCACCCAACCTATATCGAGGAATCCCAGTCGTTTGAACAGCGGCATATCGACCTGAGGACCTTCACCGTCATGGGGCCGGAGCGAAGTTTCGTGCTCAAAGGAGGTCTTACGCGCGTGGCGCTCAAAAAAGGAAATCTGATTGTAAATTCATCCCAGGGCGGCGGGTCCAAGGACACCTGGGTACTTAAAAACTGA
- a CDS encoding threonine aldolase family protein — MEINLISDTVTRPTPGMLEAMMQAEVGDDVFKEDPTVSALEEKVAAYFGREAALFFPSGTMANQTAIKLHTQPGDQLICDKFAHVYNYEGGGVSFNSGVSCKLVDGDRGMMRADQVAAAINPPDFYHSPRTRLVCLENTTNKGGGACWDTGEIEKIRKVCESNQLALHLDGARLWNALANGAGDAAFYGKTFDTISVCMSKGLGCPVGSLLVGSGEAMQEALRIRKVLGGGMRQAGYLAAAAIYAMDHHIDRLREDHQRASQIGEVLDSQPFVRYVAPVETNIVIFELDTPRVSESEFMRVMEESGIRLIGMGQGKLRMVTHLDYTDAMHMRVLEVLSGIQL; from the coding sequence TTGGAAATAAACCTGATCAGCGATACGGTGACGCGGCCCACGCCCGGCATGCTGGAAGCGATGATGCAGGCCGAGGTAGGGGATGATGTTTTTAAGGAAGACCCTACGGTGTCGGCACTGGAAGAAAAGGTTGCAGCCTATTTCGGCAGGGAGGCAGCCTTGTTTTTCCCAAGCGGCACCATGGCCAACCAAACGGCCATCAAGCTGCATACGCAGCCCGGGGACCAGCTTATCTGCGATAAATTCGCCCATGTATACAACTACGAAGGAGGGGGCGTGAGTTTTAACAGCGGTGTGTCCTGCAAACTCGTGGACGGCGACCGGGGGATGATGCGGGCCGATCAGGTGGCAGCTGCCATCAACCCGCCGGATTTCTATCACAGTCCGAGAACCCGCCTGGTGTGCCTGGAAAACACGACCAACAAGGGGGGAGGGGCCTGCTGGGATACCGGGGAAATCGAAAAGATCCGGAAGGTATGCGAAAGTAACCAGCTGGCCCTGCATTTGGATGGAGCCCGGCTTTGGAATGCACTGGCCAACGGGGCAGGGGATGCAGCCTTTTACGGCAAAACCTTTGATACCATCAGCGTTTGCATGAGCAAAGGACTGGGATGCCCGGTGGGCTCCCTGCTTGTGGGGTCCGGGGAGGCCATGCAGGAAGCCCTGCGAATCCGGAAGGTACTCGGGGGGGGCATGCGGCAGGCCGGTTATCTGGCGGCGGCTGCCATTTACGCCATGGACCACCATATCGACCGGCTGCGGGAAGACCACCAAAGGGCTTCCCAGATCGGCGAGGTGCTTGATTCGCAGCCATTTGTCCGGTACGTGGCCCCGGTTGAAACGAATATTGTCATCTTTGAACTCGATACGCCCCGGGTATCCGAATCGGAATTCATGAGAGTCATGGAGGAATCCGGTATCCGCCTGATCGGCATGGGGCAGGGCAAGCTCCGGATGGTCACCCACCTGGATTACACAGATGCGATGCATATGCGCGTACTGGAAGTACTTTCAGGGATACAGCTTTAA
- a CDS encoding zinc-dependent metalloprotease, with protein sequence MKNRIFLVVLMLSPLLVPGQFQEKSAEYQKFEGYFDFYYDDSEGKVYLEVDKLETEFLYVYSLSSGIGSNDIGLDRGQLGNEQVVFFRKAGNKLLLIQPNLEYRAITDNELERKSVEQAFARSVLFGFPIVETIGERHIVELTPFLMQDMHGVSDRLKRTNQGSYSLDTSKSAVNLERTRAFPENIELDVLLTFKGDPKGNYIRSVAPNPKLVTVAQHHSMIKLPDPGFEKRAFDPRSGVYPFSYYDYATPVEQPIVKRYIPRHRLEKKDPSAERSEAVEPIVYYLDNGTPEPVRSALLEGGRWWNQAFEAIGYTNAFQVKMLPDDADPLDVRYNVIQWVHRSTRGWSYGSSVADPRTGEIIKGHVSLGSLRIRQDFMIAQALTDGPFANSDENTSPMLELALARIRQLSAHEIGHTLGFAHNFAASTNNRASVMDYPHPYVRLDNGKIDFSQAYDTGIGEWDKVTVAYAYSDFPEGTDEREALSELLREAEANGLRYISDQDARPAGGAHAYAHLWDNGANASEELERVLRVRRKAMEQFSPANIRTGEPLSVLEDVFVPLYFFHRYQTEAVSKLIGGLDYNYAVRGQESAAWSPVDARQQEAALEALLRTLEPEELAIPQNILQWFPPRAMGYRAGRESFKGRTGPSFDALGAAETSADMTLGFLLHPQRASRLVHQHALDSSLPGLEDVLEPLLDTAFETRTSGDYQKSIREVVGFRTLEHLMALAKNPGVHPQVNGIAQGALDAIRGQMLRAGDSDMAREIVRRIDRFREHPELVKVPDAPKIPDGSPIGSGCTDEIPVSWK encoded by the coding sequence ATGAAAAACCGAATATTCCTGGTCGTGCTTATGCTGAGCCCGCTGCTAGTGCCCGGCCAGTTTCAGGAAAAAAGTGCGGAGTATCAAAAATTCGAAGGATATTTTGATTTCTACTACGACGACTCCGAAGGCAAGGTATACCTGGAGGTCGACAAACTGGAAACAGAATTCCTCTATGTCTATTCCCTGAGCAGCGGAATTGGCAGCAACGATATCGGCCTGGACCGCGGGCAGCTGGGGAACGAGCAGGTGGTTTTCTTCCGGAAGGCGGGAAACAAGCTCCTGCTCATCCAGCCCAACCTGGAATACCGGGCCATCACGGACAATGAACTCGAACGCAAATCGGTGGAACAGGCTTTTGCCCGTTCCGTACTCTTTGGCTTCCCGATAGTGGAGACGATCGGGGAACGGCATATCGTGGAATTGACCCCTTTCCTGATGCAGGATATGCACGGTGTTTCCGACCGACTCAAACGGACCAATCAGGGCAGCTACAGCCTGGATACCAGTAAAAGTGCGGTAAACCTGGAGCGCACCCGGGCCTTTCCGGAAAACATTGAACTCGATGTGTTGCTCACTTTCAAAGGAGATCCCAAAGGCAATTATATCCGTTCGGTGGCCCCCAACCCGAAATTGGTAACCGTGGCCCAGCACCACTCCATGATCAAGTTGCCGGACCCGGGCTTCGAAAAGCGCGCCTTTGATCCGCGGAGCGGGGTGTACCCCTTTAGTTATTACGACTACGCCACCCCGGTGGAACAACCGATTGTCAAGCGGTACATCCCGAGACACCGGCTGGAGAAAAAAGATCCTTCTGCCGAGCGCAGCGAGGCGGTTGAGCCGATTGTCTACTACCTGGATAACGGGACGCCGGAACCCGTCCGGTCTGCCCTGCTGGAAGGCGGCCGCTGGTGGAACCAGGCCTTTGAGGCCATTGGTTATACGAATGCTTTTCAGGTTAAAATGCTGCCGGACGACGCAGACCCCCTGGATGTGCGCTACAACGTCATCCAATGGGTCCACCGGTCTACCCGGGGGTGGAGTTACGGAAGTAGTGTAGCCGACCCGAGGACCGGGGAAATCATCAAGGGGCACGTAAGCCTTGGCAGCCTGCGCATCCGCCAGGATTTTATGATCGCCCAGGCGCTGACCGACGGCCCGTTTGCCAATTCGGACGAAAACACATCGCCCATGCTCGAACTGGCACTGGCCCGAATCCGGCAATTGTCCGCCCACGAAATCGGCCATACGCTGGGCTTTGCCCATAATTTTGCCGCAAGCACCAACAACCGCGCCTCAGTCATGGATTACCCGCATCCTTATGTGCGGCTGGATAATGGTAAGATCGATTTTTCACAAGCCTACGATACGGGAATCGGGGAGTGGGACAAAGTAACAGTGGCGTATGCCTACTCGGATTTCCCCGAAGGCACCGATGAGCGGGAGGCCCTGTCTGAACTGCTCAGGGAGGCTGAAGCCAACGGCCTGCGCTATATTTCAGATCAGGATGCCCGCCCGGCCGGCGGGGCGCACGCCTATGCACATCTTTGGGATAATGGGGCAAACGCTTCAGAAGAGCTCGAACGCGTGCTGCGGGTTCGGCGCAAGGCCATGGAGCAGTTCTCCCCGGCGAATATCCGCACGGGGGAACCCCTGAGCGTCCTGGAAGACGTATTTGTGCCCCTGTATTTTTTCCATCGCTATCAAACGGAGGCCGTAAGCAAACTGATCGGGGGTCTCGACTACAACTACGCCGTGCGCGGTCAGGAATCCGCCGCCTGGTCCCCGGTAGACGCCAGGCAGCAGGAGGCGGCCCTGGAGGCCCTCCTCAGGACCCTGGAACCCGAAGAGCTGGCAATCCCGCAAAACATCCTCCAATGGTTCCCGCCCCGGGCCATGGGGTATCGGGCCGGCAGGGAGTCCTTCAAAGGGCGGACCGGGCCGTCCTTTGATGCCCTGGGGGCAGCGGAAACTTCGGCGGATATGACCCTCGGGTTTTTATTGCACCCTCAACGAGCTTCACGCCTGGTACACCAGCACGCTCTGGATTCGTCCCTTCCCGGCCTGGAAGATGTGCTGGAGCCCCTGCTGGATACGGCCTTCGAAACCCGCACATCCGGGGATTACCAGAAGTCCATCCGCGAGGTAGTCGGGTTCCGGACCCTGGAACACCTGATGGCACTTGCCAAAAATCCAGGGGTACACCCGCAGGTTAACGGAATAGCCCAGGGTGCCCTGGACGCGATCCGCGGACAGATGCTGCGGGCCGGGGATTCGGATATGGCCCGGGAAATCGTGAGGCGTATAGACCGTTTCCGGGAGCACCCTGAGCTTGTTAAGGTCCCGGATGCACCCAAAATACCGGACGGCTCACCCATAGGCTCCGGCTGTACGGACGAAATCCCGGTCTCTTGGAAATAA